Proteins from one bacterium genomic window:
- the tatC gene encoding twin-arginine translocase subunit TatC: MDIESDKIYLFLHNLRQKIITIFIFIFLASFLCYFFRDSIWNLAKSPYLKIKPGQILIFITPVEAFYINLKISVFGGIFLTVPFIFYHIFSLLPVKAENTVRSVLFISLASFLLFAAGIVFSYNIVIPQALKFFLQFENESLSAQWTASGYLSFFLWTLFSFGLIFELPLIIYFLTKFNIVHPDVLRKNRSYAILIVFITAGLLTPGPDIMSQILLALPMIILYETGIWFSYLPRQKIPNVHMTEKF; encoded by the coding sequence ATGGATATCGAAAGCGATAAGATTTATTTATTCCTGCATAATTTAAGGCAAAAAATAATAACAATATTTATATTCATTTTCCTGGCGTCTTTTTTGTGCTATTTTTTCAGGGACAGTATCTGGAATTTAGCAAAATCCCCATATTTAAAAATAAAACCCGGACAGATTTTGATTTTTATAACACCAGTGGAAGCTTTTTATATAAACCTGAAAATTTCTGTATTTGGAGGCATATTTTTAACTGTCCCGTTTATTTTTTACCATATTTTTTCTTTGCTGCCGGTTAAGGCGGAAAATACTGTGAGGAGCGTGTTATTTATAAGTCTTGCATCTTTTTTGCTTTTTGCGGCCGGGATTGTGTTTTCTTATAATATTGTCATTCCCCAGGCATTAAAATTTTTTTTGCAGTTTGAAAATGAGTCTCTTTCCGCGCAATGGACAGCAAGCGGGTATCTGTCGTTTTTTTTATGGACCTTATTTTCTTTTGGTTTAATATTTGAATTACCGTTAATAATTTATTTTTTGACTAAATTTAACATAGTACATCCTGACGTTTTAAGAAAAAACAGGAGTTATGCAATTCTTATTGTTTTTATTACTGCAGGATTATTAACCCCCGGGCCTGATATAATGTCGCAAATTCTGCTCGCACTGCCAATGATTATTTTATATGAAACGGGCATATGGTTTTCATACCTGCCGCGTCAGAAAATACCA
- a CDS encoding CsgG/HfaB family protein, which produces MRGLFHEKKLVLIFFAAMFLSAGCGASMRTYLKEEAPLHKIKKLAILSFDNMSKDKNASEKLANIFLIELITSGQFKVVEPGELEKALKEVKVRSKGGLNTLEIADAQKIGEACGVDAIIIGMIDTFEMGKKDDPLISMNIHMLDTKDGSLIWQVDYIASGSSFAYLLDFGKISSTEMLSRRMVKNLLAPIIKKSKNSLKEAKIKISNSKQEMERAEIKAKDLKSKSEELDSQARDAEEKSKDLELKVKQDEQEAIRINPDALIRKKTGLEEEIKTVDNELTSLTAVSKKKVTAKIAVEGKIKEIETESKSNKDKLDEITGQINIFTAKERVARIRGNNEEADDYKKKADAAKVEAKDMQEKYDATQKSLESLTKELNELNPDVKKAQDNEKAVREKIDSLNAQLAEVQKMQKELPQEITAEQLKVAKEKEEQVKKLKAEAAKVKSDSVRLREMAEQVKKEATKASEDAEEAKKLYEEIRSKLE; this is translated from the coding sequence ATGAGGGGATTATTCCATGAAAAAAAATTGGTTTTAATATTTTTTGCCGCTATGTTCCTATCTGCCGGATGTGGAGCTTCAATGCGCACTTATTTAAAAGAAGAAGCACCTTTGCATAAAATAAAAAAGCTGGCTATTCTTTCATTTGATAATATGAGTAAAGATAAAAATGCATCAGAAAAATTAGCTAATATTTTCCTGATAGAGTTAATAACATCAGGCCAGTTCAAGGTGGTAGAACCCGGCGAGTTGGAAAAGGCTTTAAAAGAAGTAAAAGTAAGGTCAAAAGGCGGGCTAAATACTTTAGAAATTGCTGATGCACAGAAAATAGGGGAAGCCTGCGGGGTGGATGCTATTATTATAGGGATGATAGACACTTTTGAAATGGGGAAAAAAGACGACCCTCTGATATCAATGAATATTCACATGCTTGATACAAAAGACGGGTCCCTTATCTGGCAGGTGGATTATATTGCTTCCGGCAGCAGTTTTGCATACCTTTTGGATTTTGGGAAAATAAGTTCAACCGAGATGTTGTCCAGGAGAATGGTGAAAAATTTACTTGCTCCTATTATTAAAAAATCGAAAAATTCTTTAAAAGAAGCAAAAATAAAAATCAGCAATTCCAAGCAAGAAATGGAAAGGGCTGAAATTAAAGCAAAAGATTTGAAAAGTAAGTCGGAAGAACTGGATAGCCAGGCCAGGGACGCAGAAGAAAAATCAAAAGATTTAGAGTTGAAAGTCAAGCAGGATGAACAAGAAGCAATAAGGATAAATCCGGATGCGTTAATCAGGAAAAAAACCGGATTAGAAGAAGAAATTAAAACAGTTGATAATGAATTGACATCTCTGACTGCAGTTTCAAAGAAGAAAGTTACCGCCAAAATTGCCGTTGAAGGCAAGATAAAAGAAATTGAAACTGAATCGAAGAGTAACAAGGATAAATTAGATGAAATTACAGGCCAGATAAATATTTTTACTGCTAAAGAACGGGTTGCCCGTATAAGAGGCAATAATGAAGAAGCGGATGATTACAAAAAGAAGGCGGATGCCGCAAAAGTTGAAGCCAAGGATATGCAGGAAAAATATGACGCAACACAAAAGTCATTGGAGAGTTTAACAAAAGAATTAAACGAATTGAATCCTGATGTTAAAAAGGCGCAGGATAACGAAAAAGCTGTCAGGGAAAAAATTGACTCATTAAATGCGCAACTAGCAGAAGTGCAGAAAATGCAAAAAGAGCTGCCTCAGGAGATTACTGCTGAACAGTTGAAGGTTGCTAAGGAAAAAGAGGAACAGGTAAAAAAGCTCAAAGCTGAAGCGGCTAAAGTAAAATCAGACTCTGTAAGGTTAAGAGAGATGGCTGAACAGGTAAAAAAAGAAGCTACCAAGGCATCGGAAGATGCTGAGGAAGCAAAGAAGTTGTATGAGGAGATAAGATCTAAATTGGAATAA
- a CDS encoding NapC/NirT family cytochrome c — protein MGKIKEWIKANVVISIIIAVVIVYGLKLGIDFSSAPAFCKMTCHDMVQDVVSYRASFHGGNGKPVKHHGHKADCHACHYDPGLVGLMIGKMEAMLSIVHEVTGEKGEPVDELHLSKEEEERIKNWVEKKEWNPYISKSSANEHVFILPQYIHKPKKGPLYIAPLHGKKRRVTNDACKRCHPDKTGMIVANALLDAQKDVEKDPNALAPESKPEVKSNAAVIEKKFSAVPGPHASHEDKGLICLDCHQEIAHAPVDLGIGPKNLPRMEICFRCHNGEKAFRDNCGKCHIGQVNMHAGKGAKEVEDMPGLMNGQAECGDCGHSEGNNFKADVSTCDGCHSSGYKDMVKDWQAGYEASVAPVKGLIDEVDKLLKKEGKKLSSDIAEAESLFNDAKYNYDYAVKDGSRGAHNSDYSDAMLKKAKEKLEKAKDLLSKKHS, from the coding sequence ATGGGCAAAATTAAAGAGTGGATAAAAGCAAATGTAGTTATTTCTATTATTATTGCTGTTGTTATAGTTTATGGACTTAAACTTGGAATCGATTTTTCCTCAGCTCCGGCCTTTTGCAAAATGACATGTCATGATATGGTTCAAGATGTTGTTTCATACAGGGCATCATTTCACGGGGGGAATGGAAAGCCGGTTAAGCATCATGGACATAAAGCGGACTGCCATGCCTGCCATTATGATCCGGGTCTTGTGGGTTTGATGATAGGGAAAATGGAAGCAATGCTTTCTATCGTTCATGAAGTTACCGGGGAAAAAGGCGAACCGGTGGATGAGCTCCACTTGTCGAAAGAGGAAGAAGAGCGTATTAAAAACTGGGTAGAGAAAAAAGAATGGAATCCTTATATATCTAAATCATCGGCAAACGAACATGTTTTTATTTTACCCCAGTACATTCATAAACCGAAAAAAGGACCGCTGTATATTGCTCCTCTTCACGGGAAGAAACGCAGGGTAACAAATGATGCCTGCAAACGGTGCCATCCTGATAAAACCGGAATGATTGTCGCAAATGCTCTATTAGACGCCCAAAAGGATGTGGAAAAGGACCCTAATGCCTTAGCACCTGAAAGCAAGCCAGAGGTCAAATCAAATGCAGCCGTGATAGAGAAGAAATTCAGCGCAGTTCCAGGGCCGCATGCTTCTCATGAAGATAAGGGGTTGATTTGTCTGGATTGCCATCAGGAAATCGCTCATGCCCCTGTGGATTTAGGAATCGGGCCAAAGAATCTTCCAAGGATGGAAATCTGTTTCCGCTGCCATAATGGCGAAAAGGCATTCAGAGATAACTGCGGGAAATGCCATATAGGACAGGTAAATATGCATGCAGGTAAAGGAGCAAAGGAAGTTGAAGATATGCCCGGGTTAATGAATGGGCAGGCAGAATGCGGAGATTGCGGGCATTCTGAAGGTAATAATTTTAAAGCAGATGTTTCCACCTGTGACGGGTGCCATAGTTCAGGTTATAAGGATATGGTCAAGGATTGGCAGGCTGGTTATGAGGCTTCAGTAGCGCCAGTAAAGGGTTTAATAGATGAGGTTGATAAACTTTTAAAGAAAGAAGGCAAAAAACTCAGTTCAGATATAGCTGAAGCAGAAAGTTTGTTTAATGATGCTAAATATAATTATGATTATGCGGTGAAAGACGGGAGCCGCGGAGCGCATAATTCTGATTATTCCGATGCTATGCTGAAAAAAGCAAAGGAAAAATTAGAAAAGGCAAAGGACTTATTATCAAAAAAGCATAGTTAA
- the ccsB gene encoding c-type cytochrome biogenesis protein CcsB, which translates to MKNVIFLNLSVFIYFLADIFCVCHLIYNKRDKLNLAAKIFIIFGFIIHTTGIIFRIAESGHAPFINLYESLIYFSWAIVLFYFYVEFKYQLFGLGIFVVTLSVLALIYAKTLSPGIQPLVPILQSLWLEIHVAVIFIGYAGFAVSYGCALLYLLKFENKEIHIREKFSSFSITLILSLLICFFSMDIYQLFYKISSLDFLNRNILNFSLKKSIFVLELALSFFIAYWFITKKYGAIKTGLPFIFSSLNVCIIIMALFSFLLKIKYSQSIINILIRWAAFAFIYFILNKKSTELKNRLPEIEIIGKIAYKAVVYAFPFLTFGIITGAIWANEAWGNYWSWDPKETWSLITWFIYAAYLHARKISGWTEIESIYITVYGFWAVIFTYFGVSLLLPGLHSYG; encoded by the coding sequence GTGAAAAATGTTATTTTTTTAAACCTTTCTGTTTTTATTTATTTTCTGGCAGATATTTTTTGTGTATGCCACTTGATTTATAATAAAAGAGATAAATTAAATCTCGCGGCTAAAATATTTATTATATTTGGCTTTATTATTCATACTACCGGGATTATTTTTCGTATAGCAGAATCAGGGCACGCGCCGTTTATTAATTTGTATGAATCACTTATTTATTTTTCATGGGCCATCGTCCTTTTTTATTTTTATGTAGAATTTAAATATCAGCTTTTCGGACTTGGTATTTTTGTAGTCACTCTTTCGGTCCTTGCGCTTATTTATGCAAAAACACTCTCCCCCGGCATTCAACCCCTGGTCCCTATTTTGCAAAGTTTATGGCTTGAAATCCATGTAGCTGTTATTTTTATCGGATATGCCGGGTTTGCTGTATCTTACGGCTGTGCCTTGCTTTACCTTCTAAAATTTGAAAATAAAGAGATTCATATCAGGGAAAAATTTTCCTCTTTCAGCATTACGTTAATTCTAAGTTTGTTAATCTGTTTCTTCAGTATGGATATTTATCAGTTATTTTACAAAATTTCAAGCCTGGATTTTTTAAACAGAAATATTTTAAATTTTTCTTTAAAAAAATCTATTTTTGTATTAGAATTAGCATTAAGTTTTTTTATTGCTTATTGGTTTATAACTAAAAAATACGGGGCAATAAAAACCGGACTACCGTTTATATTTTCCAGTTTAAATGTTTGTATAATAATTATGGCTCTATTTTCTTTTCTATTGAAAATAAAATACAGCCAGAGTATAATAAACATCTTAATACGATGGGCGGCCTTTGCTTTTATTTATTTTATACTAAATAAAAAAAGCACGGAGTTAAAAAACAGGCTTCCGGAAATAGAGATTATTGGTAAAATAGCTTATAAAGCAGTTGTTTACGCTTTCCCTTTTTTGACTTTTGGTATAATTACAGGAGCTATATGGGCCAATGAAGCATGGGGAAATTACTGGTCGTGGGACCCGAAAGAAACATGGTCGCTGATAACATGGTTTATTTACGCGGCCTATCTTCATGCAAGAAAAATCTCCGGGTGGACGGAGATTGAATCTATATATATAACAGTTTATGGTTTTTGGGCAGTTATATTTACCTATTTTGGTGTAAGTCTATTACTGCCCGGGTTGCATAGTTACGGATAA
- a CDS encoding cytochrome c3 family protein yields the protein MRKLLGGIFTVLFLSTVVFAAVPEKMTIEHWKKKKTPVVLDHKKHGETLKIKCEECHHKKADGEKAEQTKCSNEACHAKVQEKDGKKIDATSGSTKENPFHIACLEGCHKKDKEKKAPTKCEGCHPKAAGEKE from the coding sequence GTGAGAAAACTATTAGGAGGAATTTTTACTGTATTGTTTTTGTCAACTGTTGTGTTTGCGGCAGTTCCGGAAAAAATGACGATTGAGCATTGGAAAAAGAAAAAAACGCCTGTTGTTTTGGACCATAAAAAACATGGTGAAACATTAAAAATCAAATGTGAAGAATGCCATCATAAAAAGGCAGATGGCGAAAAAGCTGAACAAACAAAGTGTTCTAATGAAGCATGCCATGCAAAAGTGCAGGAAAAGGACGGAAAGAAAATTGATGCCACCAGCGGATCAACAAAAGAAAATCCTTTTCATATTGCTTGTTTAGAAGGGTGCCATAAGAAAGATAAAGAGAAAAAGGCTCCGACAAAATGTGAAGGTTGCCATCCAAAGGCGGCAGGAGAAAAGGAATAG